In one Mycobacterium sp. NBC_00419 genomic region, the following are encoded:
- a CDS encoding FadR/GntR family transcriptional regulator, with translation MSAAAAPEPDSAVASEALLRPVRPGNAFEDTVARLLQTIRLGVLAPGDSLPPERELAARLGVSRDTVREAIKSLADAGYLVSRRGRYGGTFLAQELPAPSDEAVRVNRAELDDAMRLREILEVGAARMAASRTLTAAEREGLWSRLVDVRDATPEDYRRLDSRLHLAIAEAAGAPSLVPMVAENRMRLNALLDQIPLLRRNIVHSDEQHEAIVIAILAGDVGAAESAMRAHVAGSAALLHGFLD, from the coding sequence ATGTCGGCAGCGGCGGCGCCGGAACCGGATTCAGCAGTGGCTTCCGAGGCACTGCTGCGTCCGGTGCGCCCCGGAAACGCCTTCGAGGACACCGTCGCCCGACTGCTGCAGACCATCCGGCTCGGTGTGCTCGCGCCGGGGGATTCGCTGCCACCAGAGCGGGAGCTGGCCGCCAGACTCGGTGTCAGCCGCGACACGGTGCGCGAGGCGATCAAGTCGCTGGCCGACGCCGGGTATCTGGTGTCGCGCCGGGGCCGTTACGGCGGCACGTTCCTGGCCCAGGAGTTGCCCGCTCCGTCCGACGAAGCGGTGCGCGTCAACCGGGCTGAACTCGACGACGCGATGCGGCTGCGCGAGATCCTGGAGGTCGGGGCCGCCCGGATGGCTGCCTCCCGCACCTTGACCGCCGCCGAACGAGAAGGCCTGTGGTCGCGTCTGGTCGACGTCCGCGACGCCACCCCCGAGGACTACCGCAGGCTGGACTCGCGGCTACACCTGGCCATCGCCGAGGCCGCCGGGGCGCCGTCGCTGGTGCCCATGGTGGCCGAGAACCGGATGCGGCTCAACGCGCTGCTCGACCAGATCCCGTTGTTGCGGCGCAACATCGTTCACTCCGACGAACAGCACGAGGCGATCGTGATCGCGATCCTCGCCGGTGATGTCGGGGCCGCCGAATCGGCTATGCGGGCCCATGTCGCGGGCTCGGCCGCGCTGCTGCACGGCTTCCTGGACTGA
- a CDS encoding aldehyde dehydrogenase family protein — translation MTSTELINPATEQVLRSVELTDVAGVDDAVARAKVAQKAWAAQGPAERAAALRSFAAAVDAHVGELAALEVANSGHPIGAAEWEAGHVRDVLQFYSATPERLSGKQIPVAGGLDVTFNEPMGVIAVITPWNFPMPIAAWGFAPALAAGNAVVLKPAEWTPLTSIRLGELALEAGLPEGLFQVLPGKGSVVGERFISHPDIRKIVFTGSTEVGTKVMAGAASQVKRVTLELGGKSANIVFDDCDLQKAAATAPYGVFDNAGQDCCARSRILVQRSVFDKFMEMLEPAVKGLVVGDPAARDTEMGPLVSRKHFESVAAYVPDDAPVAFRGSAPSGPGYWFPPTVLTPARTDRTVTEEIFGPVVTVLPFEDEADAIALANDTEYGLSGSIWTDNLSRALRVSRAVEAGNLSVNSHSSVRYNTPFGGFKQSGLGRELGPDAPLHFTETKNVFFAIGEN, via the coding sequence GTGACCTCCACCGAGCTGATCAATCCCGCCACCGAGCAGGTGTTGCGCAGCGTCGAACTGACCGACGTCGCCGGTGTCGACGACGCCGTCGCGCGGGCCAAGGTCGCGCAGAAGGCCTGGGCGGCACAGGGGCCCGCCGAGCGCGCTGCCGCGCTGCGGTCCTTCGCCGCGGCCGTCGACGCACACGTCGGCGAACTCGCCGCCCTCGAGGTGGCCAACTCCGGGCACCCGATCGGCGCCGCGGAGTGGGAGGCCGGCCATGTGCGCGACGTGCTGCAGTTCTACTCGGCGACACCGGAGCGGTTGTCCGGCAAGCAGATTCCGGTGGCCGGCGGCCTCGACGTCACGTTCAACGAGCCGATGGGCGTCATCGCTGTCATCACCCCGTGGAACTTTCCGATGCCGATCGCAGCGTGGGGGTTCGCCCCGGCGCTGGCGGCAGGCAACGCCGTGGTGCTCAAGCCCGCCGAATGGACGCCGCTGACCTCCATTCGCCTCGGCGAACTCGCACTCGAGGCCGGACTGCCCGAGGGCCTGTTCCAGGTGCTGCCGGGCAAGGGGTCGGTGGTGGGGGAGCGATTCATCAGCCACCCCGACATCCGCAAGATCGTCTTCACCGGCTCCACCGAGGTTGGCACCAAGGTGATGGCCGGCGCGGCCAGCCAGGTCAAACGGGTGACGCTCGAGCTCGGCGGCAAGAGCGCCAACATCGTCTTCGACGACTGCGACCTGCAGAAGGCCGCGGCCACCGCGCCGTACGGGGTATTCGATAACGCCGGCCAGGACTGCTGCGCGCGCAGCCGGATCCTGGTGCAGCGCAGCGTGTTCGACAAGTTCATGGAGATGCTGGAACCCGCCGTCAAGGGCCTGGTCGTCGGCGACCCGGCCGCCCGCGACACCGAGATGGGTCCGCTGGTGTCGCGCAAGCACTTCGAGTCGGTGGCCGCCTATGTGCCCGACGACGCCCCGGTGGCGTTCCGCGGCTCGGCACCGAGTGGCCCCGGGTACTGGTTCCCGCCGACCGTGCTCACCCCGGCGCGCACCGACCGCACCGTGACCGAGGAGATCTTCGGCCCGGTCGTCACGGTGCTGCCGTTCGAGGACGAGGCCGACGCCATCGCGCTGGCCAACGACACCGAATACGGTCTGTCCGGCTCGATCTGGACCGACAACCTGTCTCGGGCGCTGCGGGTGTCGCGCGCGGTGGAGGCAGGCAACCTCAGCGTGAACTCGCACTCATCGGTGCGGTACAACACCCCGTTCGGGGGGTTCAAGCAGTCCGGGCTGGGGCGCGAATTGGGCCCCGATGCACCCCTGCATTTCACGGAAACCAAGAATGTCTTCTTTGCGATCGGAGAGAACTAG
- a CDS encoding VOC family protein, whose protein sequence is MTNVAAPLQIPPNHLPSLLELTVFVSNVDESSQFYRALGFRLFEVDAPGYPQMVDGSLGINTGFQIVSAGSRSPTHIQLGFYVADLAVVANALQRLSIPYQLPMPRRLTTEDPDGNHLHLTELARDDRTSPA, encoded by the coding sequence GTGACGAATGTTGCTGCGCCGTTGCAGATTCCACCCAATCATCTCCCTTCCCTGCTTGAACTGACCGTGTTCGTCAGCAACGTTGACGAGTCCTCACAGTTCTACCGCGCCTTGGGATTTCGGCTGTTCGAGGTCGATGCGCCTGGCTATCCGCAGATGGTTGACGGATCGTTGGGCATTAACACTGGGTTTCAGATTGTCTCTGCGGGCTCCAGGTCCCCAACCCACATCCAATTGGGCTTCTATGTGGCCGACCTCGCCGTTGTGGCCAACGCTTTGCAACGCCTCAGCATCCCGTATCAACTACCCATGCCTCGTCGACTCACCACCGAGGACCCAGACGGAAACCACCTGCACCTGACCGAGTTGGCCCGAGACGATCGAACAAGTCCTGCCTAA
- a CDS encoding WhiB family transcriptional regulator — MRRQRFPRPSTHEWDWQLRGVCRAADSSVFFGADGETHTARIGRERAAKTLCQRCPVLADSSAVVVAVGASSVV, encoded by the coding sequence GTGAGGCGACAACGATTTCCGCGGCCGTCAACCCACGAGTGGGACTGGCAGCTTCGTGGGGTGTGCCGGGCTGCCGACTCGTCGGTCTTCTTCGGCGCGGACGGCGAGACCCACACCGCGCGCATCGGCCGAGAACGGGCCGCCAAGACCCTCTGTCAGCGCTGCCCGGTGTTGGCCGACAGCTCGGCCGTCGTCGTTGCGGTGGGCGCTTCCTCCGTCGTGTGA
- a CDS encoding glutamine synthetase family protein, which produces MTHGGGARRSGLLTAAELDQLVAAGEIDTVIVAFADMQGRLTGKRVAARLFVEEVAAHGAECCNYLLAVDVDMNTVDGYAMSSWESGYGDMVMSPDFDTLRLLPWLPGTALVMADLSFVGGAPVHPAPRSILRTQLDRLAERGLEAFVGTELEFMVFDDTYRDAWAAGYRGLKKSTDYNVDYAIHASTRMEPLLRDIRVGMDGAGMYCEGVKGECNFGQQEIAFRYDSALVTCDNHTIYKNGAKEIADQHGKALTFMAKFDEREGNSCHIHISLRGADGSPVFADSDEPLGMSAMFRSFIAGQIATLRELTLFYAPNINSYKRFVEGSFAPTAIAWGLDNRTCALRVVGQGHSMRMECRAPGGDVNQYLAVAALVAGGLYGIDNGLELPDACVGNAYTSGAQKLPTTLAEAAELFEGSAVAREAFGDEVVEHYLNNARVELAAFNSAVTDWERVRGFERL; this is translated from the coding sequence GTGACGCATGGTGGTGGTGCCCGTCGGTCCGGGCTGTTGACTGCGGCCGAGCTGGATCAGCTGGTGGCGGCCGGTGAGATCGACACCGTGATCGTTGCCTTCGCCGATATGCAGGGCCGGCTGACCGGCAAGCGGGTGGCGGCCCGACTGTTCGTCGAGGAGGTCGCCGCCCACGGCGCCGAATGCTGCAACTACCTGCTGGCCGTCGACGTCGACATGAACACCGTCGACGGCTACGCGATGTCGAGCTGGGAATCCGGCTACGGCGACATGGTGATGAGCCCCGACTTCGACACACTGCGGCTGCTGCCGTGGCTGCCGGGGACCGCACTGGTGATGGCCGACCTGTCGTTCGTCGGTGGCGCGCCGGTGCATCCGGCACCGCGCAGCATCCTGCGCACCCAGCTCGACCGGCTGGCCGAGCGCGGTCTGGAGGCCTTTGTCGGCACCGAACTGGAATTCATGGTGTTCGACGACACCTACCGCGACGCCTGGGCCGCCGGCTACCGCGGACTGAAGAAGTCCACCGACTACAACGTCGACTACGCCATCCACGCCTCCACCCGGATGGAGCCGCTGCTGCGCGATATCCGCGTCGGCATGGACGGTGCGGGCATGTACTGCGAAGGCGTCAAGGGGGAGTGCAACTTCGGTCAGCAGGAGATCGCGTTCCGCTACGACAGCGCACTGGTCACCTGTGACAACCACACCATCTACAAAAACGGCGCCAAAGAGATCGCCGACCAGCACGGCAAGGCCCTGACCTTCATGGCCAAGTTCGACGAGCGCGAAGGCAACAGCTGTCACATCCACATCTCGCTGCGCGGCGCCGACGGCAGCCCGGTGTTCGCCGATTCCGATGAGCCGCTGGGGATGTCGGCGATGTTCCGCAGCTTCATCGCCGGCCAGATCGCCACACTGCGCGAGCTGACCCTGTTCTACGCGCCGAACATCAACTCCTACAAGCGTTTTGTCGAGGGCAGTTTCGCCCCGACCGCGATCGCGTGGGGCCTGGACAACCGCACCTGCGCCTTGCGGGTGGTGGGGCAGGGGCATTCCATGCGAATGGAGTGTCGTGCCCCCGGTGGTGACGTCAACCAGTACCTGGCCGTCGCCGCGCTGGTGGCCGGCGGTCTGTACGGCATCGACAACGGGTTGGAACTGCCGGATGCATGCGTGGGCAACGCCTATACCAGTGGCGCGCAGAAACTTCCGACCACGCTGGCCGAGGCCGCTGAACTCTTCGAAGGCTCCGCGGTGGCGCGCGAGGCATTCGGCGACGAGGTCGTCGAGCACTACCTCAACAACGCCCGCGTCGAGCTGGCGGCGTTCAACTCCGCGGTGACCGACTGGGAGAGGGTGCGCGGCTTTGAGCGACTCTAA
- a CDS encoding gamma-glutamyl-gamma-aminobutyrate hydrolase family protein, whose protein sequence is MSDSNGIARPVVGLTTYLQQAQTGVWDVHASFLPGIYIEGVTLAGGVAALLPPQPVDAEIAQRVLDRIDGLIITGGKDVDPGAYGHDPHPSTDEPARDRDAWEFALIDAALRRRMPVLGICRGAQVLNVALGGTLHQHLPDLLGHTRHQQGNAVFSTSTVRTVEGSKLAALIGETSDAQCYHHQAIDRLGEGLVVSARDTDGVIEAVEMPGHDFVLAVQWHPEETLDDLRVFAGLVDAARVYTTERADL, encoded by the coding sequence TTGAGCGACTCTAATGGGATTGCCCGTCCCGTTGTCGGCCTGACCACCTATCTCCAACAGGCGCAGACCGGCGTGTGGGATGTGCACGCCAGTTTCCTGCCGGGCATCTACATCGAGGGCGTCACGCTGGCAGGCGGTGTCGCCGCGTTGCTGCCGCCCCAGCCTGTCGACGCCGAGATCGCGCAGCGCGTGCTGGACCGCATCGACGGCCTGATCATCACCGGTGGCAAAGATGTCGACCCCGGCGCATACGGCCACGACCCGCATCCGAGCACCGACGAGCCCGCCCGTGACCGCGACGCCTGGGAGTTCGCGCTGATCGACGCTGCGCTGCGCCGGCGGATGCCGGTGCTCGGCATCTGCCGCGGCGCCCAGGTGCTCAACGTCGCCCTCGGCGGCACGCTGCATCAGCATCTGCCTGACCTCCTCGGGCATACCCGCCATCAGCAGGGCAATGCGGTGTTCTCCACGTCGACGGTGCGCACCGTCGAGGGTAGTAAGCTCGCCGCGCTGATCGGGGAGACCTCCGACGCGCAGTGCTATCACCATCAGGCCATCGACCGCCTCGGCGAGGGACTGGTGGTGAGCGCCCGGGACACCGACGGCGTGATCGAGGCGGTCGAGATGCCCGGCCACGACTTCGTTCTCGCGGTGCAGTGGCATCCCGAAGAGACGCTGGACGACCTGCGGGTGTTCGCCGGACTGGTGGACGCCGCGCGGGTGTATACGACCGAAAGGGCTGACCTGTGA
- a CDS encoding heavy-metal-associated domain-containing protein: MPEQTFKVDGLHCQSCVRVVSTALGALPDVSAVEVDLGEPSTVRVRADTDLTVEQVQAALDEEGEYSVVG; encoded by the coding sequence ATGCCGGAGCAGACCTTCAAGGTCGACGGACTGCACTGCCAGAGCTGCGTCCGCGTGGTCAGCACCGCGCTGGGCGCGCTGCCGGATGTCAGTGCCGTCGAGGTGGACCTCGGTGAACCGTCGACGGTGCGGGTGCGCGCCGACACCGATCTGACCGTCGAGCAGGTGCAGGCCGCCCTCGACGAAGAAGGCGAATACTCCGTCGTCGGCTGA
- a CDS encoding amino acid permease, which produces MPEGHEILDEDERHLASLGYSQELHRSWSGFSNFAISFSIISILAGCFTSFGLGWNNGGPAAIAWGWPIISVFILFIGLCMSELVSAFPTSGGIYWWAAKLGGPKAGYYTGWLNLVGLIAILASVAYGSATFLDLTLGTFSETWLAGYSLQRTFIIFLVILVAVAVINIFSSHLLAVINNISVWWHVIGAAAVIVILWAIPEQHASFSTVFATTVNNTGFFGGSNAGFGFLLFVLPMSAILTQYTITGYDASAHLSEETKSAADGAAKGIWRSIFYSAIGGWILLLTFLFAVQDVDGVTKGGGAVATIFAQAMDSKWVAVVLLISTAGQLFCTTACQTSSSRMLFAFSRDRAVPGHQLWSKVNAKRVPANAVIVTAAIAAIITLPALVEVDINGAPVPIAFFAVVSIGVVGLYLCFAVPIYYRWKAGDSFPLGKWNLRGHHKWMAPLALIEIVVTSIIAMFPTSIGGAPWDPSFEWKFVNYTPLLVGGVLILLWIYWHASVKNWFTGPIKQVDITGEELEGVS; this is translated from the coding sequence GTGCCAGAGGGTCACGAAATACTCGACGAGGACGAACGACACCTCGCCAGCCTTGGTTACTCCCAGGAACTGCATCGCTCCTGGTCCGGATTTTCCAACTTCGCCATCTCGTTCTCGATCATCTCGATCCTGGCGGGCTGCTTCACCTCGTTCGGCCTCGGCTGGAACAACGGCGGTCCGGCGGCCATCGCCTGGGGCTGGCCGATCATCTCGGTCTTCATCCTGTTCATCGGGTTGTGTATGTCCGAGCTGGTGTCTGCGTTCCCGACCTCCGGCGGAATCTATTGGTGGGCAGCCAAACTCGGCGGCCCCAAGGCCGGGTACTACACCGGCTGGCTGAACCTGGTCGGTCTGATCGCCATCCTGGCCTCGGTGGCCTACGGGTCGGCGACCTTCCTGGACCTCACGCTGGGCACGTTCAGCGAAACCTGGCTTGCCGGCTACAGCCTGCAGCGCACCTTCATCATCTTCCTGGTGATCCTGGTGGCCGTCGCCGTCATCAACATCTTCTCCAGCCACCTGCTGGCGGTCATCAACAACATCTCGGTGTGGTGGCATGTCATCGGTGCGGCCGCCGTCATCGTGATCCTGTGGGCGATCCCCGAGCAGCACGCCAGCTTCTCCACGGTGTTCGCCACCACGGTCAACAACACCGGCTTCTTCGGCGGATCGAACGCCGGCTTCGGCTTCCTGCTGTTCGTCCTGCCGATGTCGGCGATCCTGACCCAGTACACGATCACCGGCTATGACGCCTCGGCGCACCTGTCCGAGGAGACCAAGAGCGCGGCCGACGGTGCCGCCAAGGGAATCTGGCGGTCGATCTTCTACTCGGCGATCGGCGGCTGGATCCTGCTGCTGACCTTCCTGTTCGCCGTGCAGGATGTCGACGGCGTGACGAAGGGCGGCGGTGCTGTCGCGACGATCTTCGCCCAGGCGATGGACTCCAAGTGGGTGGCGGTGGTGCTGTTGATCTCGACGGCCGGCCAGCTGTTCTGCACCACCGCGTGCCAGACCAGTTCCTCGCGCATGCTGTTCGCCTTCAGCCGCGACCGCGCGGTGCCCGGCCACCAGCTGTGGTCGAAGGTCAACGCCAAGCGGGTGCCGGCCAACGCCGTCATCGTCACCGCGGCGATCGCGGCGATCATCACCCTGCCCGCGCTGGTCGAGGTGGACATCAACGGCGCTCCGGTGCCGATCGCGTTCTTCGCGGTCGTCTCCATCGGCGTGGTGGGTCTGTACCTGTGCTTCGCGGTGCCGATCTACTACCGCTGGAAGGCCGGCGATTCGTTCCCGCTGGGCAAGTGGAACCTGCGCGGCCACCACAAGTGGATGGCGCCGTTGGCACTGATCGAGATCGTCGTCACCTCGATCATCGCGATGTTCCCCACCTCAATCGGCGGAGCGCCGTGGGACCCCAGCTTCGAATGGAAGTTCGTCAACTACACCCCGCTGTTGGTCGGCGGCGTACTGATCCTGCTGTGGATCTACTGGCACGCCTCGGTGAAGAACTGGTTCACCGGACCGATCAAGCAGGTGGATATCACCGGCGAGGAACTGGAGGGGGTTTCCTAG
- the sigC gene encoding RNA polymerase sigma factor SigC, giving the protein MSERDDDQVTRWALAAGRGDNAALDAFIRATERDVWRTVAFLGDPGNADDLTQETFLRALGSLPRFSGRSSARTWLLSIARRVVVDQIRRNQARPRSTGYSVDLDQVLDTRRSAARFEDIIEIRMLLDGLDDDRRHALMLTQVLGLSYAEAAEVCGCPVGTIRSRVARARDDLMTAAHRDDQVI; this is encoded by the coding sequence GTGAGCGAACGCGACGACGACCAGGTGACCCGGTGGGCACTGGCCGCCGGGCGCGGTGACAACGCCGCGCTGGACGCCTTCATCCGGGCAACCGAACGCGACGTGTGGCGAACCGTCGCCTTCCTGGGCGACCCGGGCAACGCCGACGATCTGACCCAGGAGACGTTCCTGCGTGCCCTGGGATCGCTGCCCCGGTTCTCCGGACGCTCCTCGGCGCGCACCTGGCTGCTGTCGATCGCCCGCCGCGTCGTCGTCGACCAGATCCGGCGCAACCAGGCCCGGCCGCGCAGCACCGGCTACAGCGTCGACCTCGACCAGGTACTCGACACCCGCCGCAGCGCGGCCCGCTTCGAGGACATCATCGAGATCCGGATGTTGCTCGACGGCCTCGACGACGACCGCAGGCACGCGCTGATGCTCACCCAGGTGCTGGGCCTGTCCTACGCCGAGGCAGCCGAGGTGTGTGGCTGCCCGGTGGGCACCATCCGCTCCCGGGTGGCCCGCGCCCGCGACGACCTCATGACCGCGGCCCACCGCGACGACCAGGTGATCTAG
- a CDS encoding heavy metal translocating P-type ATPase produces MTASVVGGAADTDVRRVQLDVSGMSCAACAARVETKLNKVDGVHATVNYATRVATVDAADSVPTDTLCEVVRKAGYDAAPRSATPVEAPDPDDQTARSLLRRLAVAAVLFVPLADLSVMFAVVPSTRFTGWGWVLTALALPIVTWAAWPFHRVALRNARHGTASMETLISVGVTAATLWSLYTIFLGHGIRESRGIWQALLRSDAIYLEVAAGVTVFILAGRYFEAKAKSRAGGALRALAALSAKNVTVLLGDGTEMVIPADELKEQQRFVVRPGETIAADGLVVEGSAAIDMSAMTGESKPARAHPGGRVVGGTVVLDGRLIVEAAAVGADTQFAGMVRLVEEAQAQKADAQRLADRIAGVFVPVVFVIAAVTAAVWLAFGADADRAFSAALAVLVIACPCALGLATPTAMMVASGRGAQLGIFLKGYQALEAIRAVDTVVFDKTGTLTTGHLTVTGVTAADGWQADDVLGLAAAVETASEHAVAVAIAGAVTNRREVEDFRSYAGRGVTGVVAGTSVTVGRPVWVRGDTPLGAELESAWRAAESRGETVVFVAVDGVVCGAIAVADAVKESAAGAVAALHSRGLRTVLLTGDNASAAGAVAAQVGIDEVIAEVLPEGKVDVIEQLRDRGRVVAMVGDGINDGPALASADLGLAIGRGTDVAIGAADIILVRDDLDIVPQALDLARATMRTIRVNLFWAFGYNVAAIPIAAAGMLNPLIAGAAMAFSSFFVVSNSLRLRNFAGTDRKG; encoded by the coding sequence ATGACGGCATCTGTCGTCGGCGGCGCTGCCGACACCGACGTCCGCCGCGTCCAGCTCGACGTCTCGGGAATGTCCTGCGCGGCGTGCGCGGCGCGGGTGGAGACCAAGCTCAACAAGGTCGACGGCGTGCACGCGACCGTCAACTACGCGACCCGGGTGGCCACCGTCGACGCCGCCGACTCGGTGCCCACCGACACGCTGTGTGAGGTGGTCCGCAAGGCCGGCTACGACGCGGCTCCGCGCAGCGCGACACCGGTCGAGGCGCCCGACCCCGACGACCAGACCGCGCGGAGCCTGTTGCGCCGGCTGGCCGTCGCCGCGGTGCTGTTCGTGCCGCTGGCCGATCTGTCGGTGATGTTCGCTGTAGTCCCCAGCACCCGGTTCACCGGGTGGGGATGGGTGCTGACCGCGCTGGCGCTGCCGATCGTCACCTGGGCGGCCTGGCCGTTCCACCGCGTCGCCCTGCGCAACGCGCGCCACGGCACCGCGTCGATGGAGACGCTGATCTCCGTCGGCGTCACCGCGGCCACGCTGTGGTCGCTGTACACGATCTTCCTCGGCCACGGCATCCGCGAGAGCCGCGGAATCTGGCAGGCGCTGCTGCGCAGCGACGCGATCTATCTCGAGGTCGCCGCCGGCGTCACCGTGTTCATCCTGGCGGGCCGGTACTTCGAGGCCAAGGCCAAGTCGCGGGCGGGCGGCGCGTTGCGCGCGCTGGCCGCCCTGAGCGCCAAGAACGTGACGGTGCTGCTCGGCGACGGCACCGAGATGGTGATCCCGGCCGACGAGCTCAAGGAGCAGCAGCGCTTCGTGGTGCGCCCCGGCGAGACGATCGCCGCCGACGGCCTGGTGGTCGAGGGCAGCGCGGCGATCGATATGAGCGCGATGACCGGCGAGTCCAAACCGGCCCGCGCCCATCCCGGGGGCCGCGTCGTCGGCGGCACCGTGGTTCTCGACGGGCGGCTGATCGTCGAGGCGGCCGCCGTGGGCGCCGACACCCAGTTCGCCGGGATGGTGCGTCTGGTCGAGGAGGCCCAGGCGCAGAAGGCCGACGCGCAACGGCTCGCCGACCGGATCGCCGGGGTGTTCGTGCCCGTCGTGTTCGTCATCGCGGCAGTGACGGCCGCGGTGTGGCTGGCCTTCGGCGCCGACGCGGACCGGGCGTTCTCGGCTGCGCTGGCGGTGCTGGTGATCGCCTGTCCGTGCGCACTGGGCCTGGCCACCCCGACCGCGATGATGGTGGCCTCGGGGCGCGGCGCTCAACTGGGCATCTTCCTCAAGGGCTACCAGGCGCTGGAGGCCATCCGTGCCGTGGACACCGTCGTCTTCGACAAGACGGGGACCCTGACCACCGGTCATCTCACGGTCACCGGCGTGACGGCCGCCGACGGCTGGCAGGCCGACGACGTTCTCGGGCTGGCCGCGGCCGTCGAGACCGCCTCCGAACACGCGGTTGCGGTGGCGATTGCGGGTGCGGTCACCAACCGGCGTGAGGTGGAGGATTTCCGGTCCTATGCCGGGCGCGGAGTTACCGGTGTGGTGGCGGGCACGTCGGTGACGGTGGGCCGGCCGGTCTGGGTGCGCGGTGACACCCCGCTGGGTGCGGAGCTGGAATCGGCCTGGCGGGCCGCCGAATCACGCGGGGAGACAGTCGTTTTCGTCGCCGTTGATGGTGTGGTGTGCGGCGCGATCGCAGTGGCCGACGCGGTCAAGGAGTCGGCGGCGGGCGCCGTGGCGGCGCTGCACAGCAGGGGACTGCGGACGGTGCTGCTGACCGGCGACAACGCCAGCGCGGCGGGTGCGGTGGCCGCCCAGGTGGGTATCGACGAGGTGATCGCCGAGGTGCTACCCGAGGGCAAGGTCGATGTCATCGAGCAGTTGCGCGACCGCGGCCGGGTGGTCGCCATGGTCGGCGACGGCATCAACGACGGCCCCGCTCTGGCGTCGGCGGATCTGGGGCTGGCGATCGGCCGGGGTACCGACGTCGCGATCGGAGCCGCCGACATCATCCTGGTGCGCGACGATCTCGACATCGTGCCGCAGGCACTCGACCTGGCCCGGGCCACCATGCGCACCATCCGGGTCAACCTGTTCTGGGCATTCGGGTACAACGTGGCCGCCATCCCGATCGCCGCGGCCGGCATGCTCAACCCGCTGATCGCCGGTGCGGCGATGGCGTTCTCGTCGTTCTTCGTCGTCTCGAACAGCTTGCGGCTGCGCAACTTCGCAGGCACTGACCGGAAAGGCTGA
- a CDS encoding 3-oxoacyl-ACP reductase: protein MDLTQRLAGKVAVVTGGASGIGLAAVKRLRAEGAIVVIGDVDPTTGKSVADDLNVTFVQVDVSDQVAVDRLFDTAFETHGGVDIAFNNAGISPPDDDLIENTGIDAWDRVQDVNLKSVFFCCKAALRHMVPAQKGSIINTASFVAVMGSATSQISYTASKGGVLAMSRELGVQYARQGIRVNALCPGPVNTPLLQELFAKDPERAARRLVHVPMGRFAEPEELAAAVAFLASDDSSFITGSTFLVDGGISGHYVTPL, encoded by the coding sequence ATGGACCTGACCCAACGTCTGGCCGGCAAGGTCGCCGTCGTCACGGGCGGCGCGAGCGGTATCGGCCTGGCAGCCGTCAAACGTCTGCGGGCCGAAGGCGCGATCGTCGTCATCGGTGACGTGGACCCGACGACCGGCAAGTCCGTTGCCGACGACCTGAACGTCACATTCGTTCAGGTGGACGTCTCGGATCAGGTTGCGGTGGATCGCTTGTTCGACACCGCTTTCGAGACCCACGGTGGCGTCGACATCGCCTTCAACAACGCAGGTATCAGCCCGCCCGACGACGACCTCATCGAGAACACCGGCATCGACGCCTGGGACCGGGTTCAGGACGTCAACCTCAAGTCGGTCTTCTTCTGCTGCAAGGCGGCACTGCGGCACATGGTGCCCGCGCAGAAGGGGTCGATCATCAACACCGCGTCCTTCGTGGCGGTGATGGGGTCGGCGACCAGCCAGATCTCCTACACCGCGTCCAAGGGCGGCGTGCTGGCGATGTCGCGCGAGCTCGGAGTTCAATACGCGCGCCAGGGAATTCGGGTTAACGCGCTGTGCCCCGGGCCGGTCAACACCCCGCTGCTGCAGGAGTTGTTCGCCAAGGATCCCGAGCGGGCGGCGCGCCGGCTGGTGCACGTGCCGATGGGCCGGTTCGCCGAGCCGGAGGAACTGGCCGCCGCGGTGGCGTTCCTGGCCAGTGACGACTCGTCGTTCATCACGGGGTCGACGTTCCTGGTCGACGGCGGCATCAGCGGCCACTACGTGACTCCGCTGTAG